CAATCAGCTCGTTTTAGGGCGAAATTTCCGTAGACCCAATCAGCACCCTTTGTGGGACAGCTCCAACCAGCCCTGATCAGCACCCAGACGTGGACAGCTCCTCATCCTCTGCCCAGTCTCCGTATGACTGACTCAGACCCAGACTTGGGACCTCAGCTCTTCTGTTCTGATTACTTGGGACGTCAGCGCAGCTCCTAGAGCAGCCGCACCCACCCCTCCActagccccccccccccaaaaaaactcagTTAACCAGAGGTCTGCTGACCGACTTCCCCACCGCAGTTTCTTCATTTAAGCTCTCACCGCACAAACTGATCCCGCATTCTTACCAATCCACTtttcacctgcccccaccccgaaAAAACCAAACTGCACACCCGATCATTCCCCAACCAGAGCCTCTCAGTCAAACCATCTTGTCTCCTCCAACCAGCTTCCCCGCCATCCCCTCCGCCCTCCTCCCGGGtccgccctcctcccctcccccggaTCCTCCCTCTTCCCgggtcctcccctcccttcccccagttcGCGCTGCCGCGGTGTCCTGGCGTCGAGGTGTGCCGGCGGCGGGGTGTCGCAGGGCGTGTCACGAGGTGACTCGGGGCGGGCCGAGGGCGGGCAGGAGGGAGCGACAAGGGCGTGCGGGGCTGTCGCTCTGGGCACCCCTCCCCCGCCGCAGTCGGCAGGCCTCTCCCCGGAGAAGATGGCGGATCGGGCGGAGATGTTTTCTCTTTCCACCTTTCACTCGCTATCGCCGCCAGGCTGCAGGTACGCAACTGGGCgccccgggccttggcaggcccTTTCCTTCCTGCAGTCCCCTCTCTGACCCAGTGCCCAGACTCCTCCGACCCGAACCTGCCACCTCACCCCTATCGTCTACTGGGTACCCAAGCCCCAGGCCTCTCTCTAGTCCTGACTCctgctccccatcccccacccctgggttcctgttatctccatttttGTCCTCCTTTTgtcccccctcctccagcccaatGACCCTCCACCCCCGATTCCTGCTGAGACTCAGTGCCGCACCCAGCCTGGACAGCCGACCCTTCAAGGGTGGAGGTCGTGGACTGAGCATCTGAGGGGCAGCCTGCCTGGGCAGGATGCTGAGCACACCCTCTGTGCTTGGCAGTGTCCTTTTGGCCTTGTTGGGTTTCTTTGGtggaggcctggcctggcctgtcgGGCTCAGGGAGGGAGAGAATTGAAATCaagcctggagcctgggggaAGGGACTAAGGTGGGGAGAAGCCTGAACCTCCGGGTGTAGGCCTGCcttgggtgggagtgggggacaGAGTGGCCAGACTCTGCTCCTAGAACATGCTcaacccctcctcctccttctactgCTGCAGCttcatctccccctcccccttctctgcttAGCCCGACTCCCCTGAGGCTGAGGCTGTGACCCAGAGGGGCCTGGAGCCAAGCACAGAGGGAGGAGAGGCTGCTCGCTCCATGAGGGAGGAGGACTGGGAGGAGGGTTCGAGGGACAGGCAGCTCTTCTGGGCTGATCATGGCTCAGATGGTGGGAGAATCCATTGGAGAGTAGAGTCTGAAGTCCAAGATAACGGCAGGATGCAGGTCTGGGAGTCAGGGCTATGGAGGTCACAGGGCCCAGGATCCGGGGGGTGGTCTCTCTGGCCCCTCCTCAGGACCATCTCCCAGATGGAGAGTCCAGAGTTGGTGACTCGGTCAGGAGCCCAGTCCTTGCTCTCTTACCCTGGTCTCTTCATCAGACCTCCCCAGGACATAAGCCTGGAAGAATTTGATGATGAAGATCTGTCTGAGATCACCGATGACTGCGGTTTGGGCCTCAGCTATGACTCGGACCACTGcgaaaaggtgggaaaggggctgggggcATAGAACTCTCTGAAGGGAGAGTCTCACTTGGGCTCTGCTTAACGTTCTTTTCGGGTTTTAGGGCGGGTCTAAGCTTACCCTTGGAACAAGAAATCCTCTGATTGCCTCCTCTCTCTTGGCCTCTTGACCTGGGTTCTTCCTTGATGTCAAACCTACATTTTTCTAACAGACTATAGGCTCTCCATTGAGGGCCTTCCCCAGCAGTCCTCGCCTGACCTCCATCACTAGGCTAGCTTGGGGGAGGGAAGATGTGCCTATGCTTTGGTGCCCTCTGTCCTCAGATCACTTCTCAGAAAGATCTAACCCCTTCCAACTGCCATCTCAGTTTGTCTCCTCCTCAGCCCTTTCCCCACCTCTCAAGCCTCCATCTGTCTGCCTCATGTCTCCACCCCTGAAATATTTTCTGCCCCCatctcctgcttctcctcctccctatctctccatgtttgttttcattcaaGAACATTCCTGAGCAACTCCCAAGTGGCAAGTGCTGGGGGCTTCCTGGTGCCTCGGGGGAAAGCAGGACCAGTGTGGCCCTTACCCTCTGGAGCTTATATCTAGTAGAGGAGAAAGACATGTGAAAGGCAGTGGCAGCCTGGGTGTCAACGACTAGATTCCAACGGGGGGACACAGGTGCAAAAAGGAGAAACCACCCGAGAATGAGGCCATCGGGATTTTCCAGTGGAAATGGTGCACAACCATGCCCTTCAGGAACACCAGCAGGAGCTGGCAGATGAGGGAGATAGGAGAGAATGGAGGAAAGGAACTGCTGGCAAGGGATTATCTGGTCAAAGTTCCTAACCTGAGGTTGGTGCGAGCTTGGTGAGTCTTGGGTGCTAGCTGTCTTTCTTTCAGGCATCCATTTGATATTTACTGAGCTTCCAGTGTGGGCCAGGTTCTGTTCTCGGTGGGGGGCAGGGTACACCCATGTACAGTATGTACATGGCCCTATCCTGGTGGAGCTTGCAGCTTGATGAGGAAGACAGAACCAAAACTCTATGGTAGTTATGAGTTGTGTTAAAATGCTATGATGTAAAGAGTGCTTGTGTCACATGTGATGGGGTTTGGGGGTGAGATGAGGCTGACAGGTGGGTTGTGGAATCTCTGTCACCCAGACTTAAGAGTTTGGGCTCTTAGTTACCAAAAACTGGAGTGATCCTTATGTATCCTAAgccgataaaaaaaaaaaaagctgttggtGGAAAGCAGAGTGAACTCTGCTCCCCTTTCCTGCCACCTGGGATCCCCAGTCACTGTTCTACTCTGGCCCAGCTCTGTCCTCTTCTTTCCTGCAGGACAGCCTCTCCCTGGGGCGTTCGGAGCAGCCGCACCCCATCTGCTCCTTCCAGGATGACTTCCAAGAGTTTGAGATGATCGATGAcaatgaagaggaggaggaagaggaagaggaggatgaagaggaagaggaggaggaaggagagggagagggcaaggagggaggaggccctggCTCAGAGGACACTACTCAGGAGCCCCTGATCCCCTCCCCCTCACTGGAAGAGCCCCACAAGCATCGGCCAACCACACTCCACCTGACAACATTGGGAGCCCAGGTGAGCATCCAGACTCACAGCATCCTGGGGCTAAACTGGGGTTCCTAGCATCCAGGACTCTGGTCCCCATGGCTGCCTGTCCCCTCTTACTCCTGAGAACTGGGACCCTTCCTCAACGCTGCTTTCCTAACCTCCACCTCTCAGGACTCCTTGAACAACAATGGAGGGTTTGCTCTGGAGCCTCCAGGCTCCTGGCAGGAGACAGTGCTGTGCCCACCCGCCCAGGAGCCCCTCAAAGGTGAGTTAGACCGCAGGTTAGGGGTGCATAAGAAGCAAGGGGGTAGGAGTAGAGGGGAGTGGCCTGGCTGATGCACCTCCTACTCTGCAGAACCGCCCGCCCCGCTCCCACCCACGGACCTGAGCCCCTGTGGGGCGCAGTCACCTTTGCGCCCAGGTTGCGACTGCGAAGGAAACCAGCCCGCAGGGCCCTTGGCACAAGGTGGGGCCTCGCCCTCCTCAGATCCGGGCATAGAGGCCGACCTGGGGAGCTCTAGCGGAGGCCGCGGGGGCCGGCGCAGCAGCCAAGAGCTGTCGTCGCCGGGCTCCGACTCCGAGGACGCAGAGGGCGCGCGCCTGGGGCGCATGATTTCGTCCATCTCAGAGACGGAGCTGGAGCGGAGCAGCGACGACGGCAGTAGCAGCAGCGGCCGCTCCTCGCACCTCACCAACTCCATTGAGGAGGCCTCATCTCCCGCCTCGGAGCCTGAGCCTGAGCCTGAGCCTCCGTGCGAGCCCCCGCGTCGCCCTGCCTTTCTGCCCGTGGGCCCCGATGACACCAACAGCGAGTATGAGTCAGGGTCCGAGTCTGAGCCAGACCTCAGCGAGGATGCCGACTCGCCCTGGCTGCTCAGCAACCTTGTGAGCCGCATGATCTCCGAGGGCTCCTCGCCCATCCTCTGCCCAGGCCAGTGCCTGTCTCCCGCTTCGCGTTCTGCCGCGGAGCCTGCAACGCCCGCCGGTGGGACCCCTGAGGCCCCCGAGGCGGCTACCGGGCCAGGCGGCGTGGAGCTGGTGGACATGGAGACGCTGTGTGGGCCGCCGCCCCCTGCGCCCTCCGCACCTCGGCCCGGCCCCGCGCAGCCCGGGCCTTGCCTCTTCCTCAGCAACCCCACGCGAGACACCATTACGCCGCTGTGGGCCGCTCCAGGCCGCGCTGCCCGCCCAGGCCGCGCTTGCTCCGCCGCCTGCTCGGAGGAcgaagaggatgaggaggaggaggaggaggctggggataAGGCAGCGCCCCCTGGGGGCAGAGGCTCGGGCCCTGCGGCGCTGGACGCCTCGCTGGTGTACGATGCAGTGAAGTACACGCTGGTGGTGGACGAGCACACGCAGCTGGAACTGGTGAGCCTGCGGCGCTGCGCTGGCCTGGGTGACGACAGTGAGGAGGACAGTGGTGGCGAGGCCAGCGAGGAAGAGGCAGGGGCTGCACTGCTGAGTGGTGGCCAGGGCCCTGGGGACGCCTCCCCAGACAGCCCCGACCTCACCTTCTCCAAGAAGTTCCTCAATGTCTTTGTCAACAGCACCTCTCGATCTTCCAgtgagtggggggtgggggaagggggtggtccCAGGGGAATAAGCTGCCTCCTAAGCCCCAGGGCCCATGCAGATCCCCAGAGTGCCCAAGGCAGCCCGAGGGTCTGCGGGTGGTCAGGGCTGGGCGTTGCCCTCTTCTCCAGGACCTAGGCCTGGGGCTTTCCCCAGACCCccgtggggtggggagggctgctcTGCCTCCAACCCCTGATGAGCtggttctccctccctccccacctgagGACAACCCACACCATACTGTTGGGGGCCGGGGGGAACTGGCCAGGCCATCAGgtactttctttcctcctcctcccttcccctgagTCTCTGTCTCCTGTTTCTGTCTCTCAGGCACTGAGTCTTTTGGCCTTTTTTCCTGCCTGGTcaatggggaggagagagagcaaaCCCACCGGGCCGTCTTCAGGTACAGCCTCTCCCCCTTGCCATTGCCACTGGTGACCCTCCTGAGTCTGCAGATGTTATAGGACACTGCTGGCCTCCTGAGCCAGCCAGTCCTACCCCTGCCCCAGTGACCTCCCACCTCTGACCTGATCTCAGGTTCATCCCTCGCCATCCGGACGAGCTGGAGCTGGATGTGGATGACCCGGTGCTGGTGGAGGCTGAGGAGGATGACTTCTGGTTCCGTGGCTTCAACATGCGCACAGGGGAGCGTGGTGTCTTCCCGGCCTTTTATGCCCACGCAGTGCCCGGCCCTGCCAAGGACCTGCTGGGTGAGGCCCCATCCCCAGGGAGTCTCTCGTCACCCCAGACTTCCTCTCGCTCACCTGACCTAGCCCCTTGTGACCCTCCCCCAGGGAGCAAGCGGGGCCCCTGCTGGGTGGAGCGCTTCGACGTGCAGTTCCTGGGCTCCGTGGAGGTGCCCTGTCACCAGGGTAATGGCATCCTGTGTGCAGCCATGCAGAAGGTCAGTCTAGAGGTGGggaccccagcccccaggctggCACAACCTTGAAgaccccaggcctctgccctCTTCCACAGAGGGTTCAGGGGATGCCTTGGGGACCTCAGATGCCTGGCCCTCCAGCTGTGATTCAGAGGCCTGGGCAGGCAAACCCAGGACAGTGCTTAGCAGCTGTCCCCCATCACCTCCCACtggcccttcctccccttcaacTTGTCCTATTCCTACCTGAACATCAAGACCAGCTCTCACAGACCCCTCCCTGGGAGTCATTTGCTCATTCACTGATTCACACAGTGGACACTGAGTGAGCGCTGTCCATCTGCTGGTCCTGTGATTGAGCAGGAGAGCAGTAGGGGTGCAAGACAGCCCTGTATCCGGAAGCCCCCACTCAGCTCCGGAGACATGCAGTGAGGAGGCCTGGGTCGGTGGGAGGAATGGAAAGAAGGTGAGGCAGGCTGTCCCGGGACTGAGGAATGGCCAAGACCACGCTCCCATCTTCCAGAGCCAGTGCAAGAAGTCTTCGGATCTAATCTAAAATGTTCCCCCAGGAGGGAAAGACATCCTTGTAGGCCCTTGAGACCCCCTTCTTCCCTGGCTTCTTCTCCAGATTGCCACTGCCCGGAAACTGACCGTCCACCTACGTCCTCCTGCTTCCTGTGACCTTGAGATTTCTCTTCGGGGGGTCAAGCTGAGTCTAAGCGGAGGACCCGAGGTGGGGGTGTGAGGACCTGAGGACAGGGGAGGCTGGGGGGTGTAAGGCAGGAGGGTCTGACTGAGGGACATCTGGCAGGGGTGGCTGGAATGGCCCTGGGCCAACTCCACCTAACCTGGCGCACTCCTGCTTCTCCCCTTCTAGTTCCAACACTGCAGCCACTTTTTCCAGATGAAAAACATCTCGTTCTGCGGCTGCCACCCCCGCAACAGCTGGTGAGAGCCTGAGCCACCCCATAGTCCCCGAGGGCTGCCCGCACACAGTCCCGCCTTCCACCCCCCACACCCATTTAGCTCCATGAGCTGAGCCCCCACATGGCACCCACTCTGCTGGGCTCAGGAGACAAGgatcagacagacacacagacaagtaGTGCTGGAAGCACCTGTAGGGGATCTGGTGGACGTCTGTATGGGGCTCCAGTGGTGGGGCCACTCAAGAGGCAACTGAAGAGCACTCTGCAAGCCTTGAAAGACAAGTAG
The Vicugna pacos chromosome 12, VicPac4, whole genome shotgun sequence DNA segment above includes these coding regions:
- the MAPK8IP2 gene encoding C-Jun-amino-terminal kinase-interacting protein 2 isoform X1: MADRAEMFSLSTFHSLSPPGCRPPQDISLEEFDDEDLSEITDDCGLGLSYDSDHCEKDSLSLGRSEQPHPICSFQDDFQEFEMIDDNEEEEEEEEEDEEEEEEEGEGEGKEGGGPGSEDTTQEPLIPSPSLEEPHKHRPTTLHLTTLGAQDSLNNNGGFALEPPGSWQETVLCPPAQEPLKEPPAPLPPTDLSPCGAQSPLRPGCDCEGNQPAGPLAQGGASPSSDPGIEADLGSSSGGRGGRRSSQELSSPGSDSEDAEGARLGRMISSISETELERSSDDGSSSSGRSSHLTNSIEEASSPASEPEPEPEPPCEPPRRPAFLPVGPDDTNSEYESGSESEPDLSEDADSPWLLSNLVSRMISEGSSPILCPGQCLSPASRSAAEPATPAGGTPEAPEAATGPGGVELVDMETLCGPPPPAPSAPRPGPAQPGPCLFLSNPTRDTITPLWAAPGRAARPGRACSAACSEDEEDEEEEEEAGDKAAPPGGRGSGPAALDASLVYDAVKYTLVVDEHTQLELVSLRRCAGLGDDSEEDSGGEASEEEAGAALLSGGQGPGDASPDSPDLTFSKKFLNVFVNSTSRSSSTESFGLFSCLVNGEEREQTHRAVFRFIPRHPDELELDVDDPVLVEAEEDDFWFRGFNMRTGERGVFPAFYAHAVPGPAKDLLGSKRGPCWVERFDVQFLGSVEVPCHQGNGILCAAMQKIATARKLTVHLRPPASCDLEISLRGVKLSLSGGPEFQHCSHFFQMKNISFCGCHPRNSCYFGFITKHPLLSRFACHVFVSQESMRPVAQSVGRAFLEYYQEHLEYACPTEDIYLE
- the MAPK8IP2 gene encoding C-Jun-amino-terminal kinase-interacting protein 2 isoform X2, whose product is MTNHCPRPPQDISLEEFDDEDLSEITDDCGLGLSYDSDHCEKDSLSLGRSEQPHPICSFQDDFQEFEMIDDNEEEEEEEEEDEEEEEEEGEGEGKEGGGPGSEDTTQEPLIPSPSLEEPHKHRPTTLHLTTLGAQDSLNNNGGFALEPPGSWQETVLCPPAQEPLKEPPAPLPPTDLSPCGAQSPLRPGCDCEGNQPAGPLAQGGASPSSDPGIEADLGSSSGGRGGRRSSQELSSPGSDSEDAEGARLGRMISSISETELERSSDDGSSSSGRSSHLTNSIEEASSPASEPEPEPEPPCEPPRRPAFLPVGPDDTNSEYESGSESEPDLSEDADSPWLLSNLVSRMISEGSSPILCPGQCLSPASRSAAEPATPAGGTPEAPEAATGPGGVELVDMETLCGPPPPAPSAPRPGPAQPGPCLFLSNPTRDTITPLWAAPGRAARPGRACSAACSEDEEDEEEEEEAGDKAAPPGGRGSGPAALDASLVYDAVKYTLVVDEHTQLELVSLRRCAGLGDDSEEDSGGEASEEEAGAALLSGGQGPGDASPDSPDLTFSKKFLNVFVNSTSRSSSTESFGLFSCLVNGEEREQTHRAVFRFIPRHPDELELDVDDPVLVEAEEDDFWFRGFNMRTGERGVFPAFYAHAVPGPAKDLLGSKRGPCWVERFDVQFLGSVEVPCHQGNGILCAAMQKIATARKLTVHLRPPASCDLEISLRGVKLSLSGGPEFQHCSHFFQMKNISFCGCHPRNSCYFGFITKHPLLSRFACHVFVSQESMRPVAQSVGRAFLEYYQEHLEYACPTEDIYLE
- the MAPK8IP2 gene encoding C-Jun-amino-terminal kinase-interacting protein 2 isoform X3 yields the protein MLTGHGEEGNDKSLSQDSLSLGRSEQPHPICSFQDDFQEFEMIDDNEEEEEEEEEDEEEEEEEGEGEGKEGGGPGSEDTTQEPLIPSPSLEEPHKHRPTTLHLTTLGAQDSLNNNGGFALEPPGSWQETVLCPPAQEPLKEPPAPLPPTDLSPCGAQSPLRPGCDCEGNQPAGPLAQGGASPSSDPGIEADLGSSSGGRGGRRSSQELSSPGSDSEDAEGARLGRMISSISETELERSSDDGSSSSGRSSHLTNSIEEASSPASEPEPEPEPPCEPPRRPAFLPVGPDDTNSEYESGSESEPDLSEDADSPWLLSNLVSRMISEGSSPILCPGQCLSPASRSAAEPATPAGGTPEAPEAATGPGGVELVDMETLCGPPPPAPSAPRPGPAQPGPCLFLSNPTRDTITPLWAAPGRAARPGRACSAACSEDEEDEEEEEEAGDKAAPPGGRGSGPAALDASLVYDAVKYTLVVDEHTQLELVSLRRCAGLGDDSEEDSGGEASEEEAGAALLSGGQGPGDASPDSPDLTFSKKFLNVFVNSTSRSSSTESFGLFSCLVNGEEREQTHRAVFRFIPRHPDELELDVDDPVLVEAEEDDFWFRGFNMRTGERGVFPAFYAHAVPGPAKDLLGSKRGPCWVERFDVQFLGSVEVPCHQGNGILCAAMQKIATARKLTVHLRPPASCDLEISLRGVKLSLSGGPEFQHCSHFFQMKNISFCGCHPRNSCYFGFITKHPLLSRFACHVFVSQESMRPVAQSVGRAFLEYYQEHLEYACPTEDIYLE